TTTATCTTCTGTCTTTTGTCTTCTGTCTTCTGTCTTACGGTTTTTTAATTTTAATTTTTAATTTTGTCTGTTGTCATCTCAATTCACTATTTTTCACAACGTAACTATGCCCGAAAATGAGCAAACCGATTGTTGACCGTGCTGCCGACAATATCCGCATTTTATCCGCCGCCATGGTGGAGAAATCCAACTCCGGCCATCCTGGCGGAGCAATGGGAGGTGCTGATTACATCAACATCCTTTTCACTGAATTTCTGAATTTCGATCCGGATGATCCCACCTGGCCCTTGCGCGACCGATTTTTCCTCGATCCCGGCCACATGTCGCCCATGCTTTATTCCATCCTCCATCTGTGTGGATATTTCTCCACAGAAGACCTGCAAAATTTCCGGCAATGGAATAGCGTAACGCCAGGCCACCCTGAGCTTGACCTGCTCCGCGGGATTGAAAACACATCGGGGCCGCTGGGGCAGGGACATGTGATAGCAGTGGGAGCCGCTATTGCAGAGCGTTTCCTTGCTGCGCGCTTCGGGGAATGGATGTCACATAAAACCTTTGCCTATCTTTCCGACGGAAGCATAGAGGAAGAAATTTCCCAGGGAGCGGGTCGCATCGCGGGGTATCTGGGGTTAAATAACCTGATCATGTTTTACGATTCCAACGGTATCCAACTCTCCACAAAAGTCAATGAAGTTACCTGTGAAAATACAGCCGCGAAATACGAAGCCTGGGGCTGGTATGTGCAATCCATCAACGGCAACAATGCCGGTGAAATCAGGCAGGCTTTGCAGAATGCTGTGACCGGGAAACATCGTCCTTGTCTTATCATCGGTAAAACGATTATGGGTTTTGGGACCCTTTCGGAAGATGGTAAAAAAATGGAAGGCCTCGGTTCTACTCACGGACAACCACTTTCCAAAGCAGGGGCTTCTATTGAGAAAACTATCCTTAACCTGGGCGGCGATCCGGCAAGACCCTTCCAGGTATTCCCTGATGTCAAAGAATATTACACCCGGATTTTGAGCAAAAAAAGAGATCAGACTGATTCCAGGAAAGCCACACAGCATACATGGGAGGATCTTAATCCCGGACTAACTGCCACATGGAAAAAGTGTATCGCCAATGAACCGCCTTACATTGATTACAAAGCTATCCCCCTCAAACCTGATGCGGCAACCCGCAATACATCAGGGGATGTCCTTGCTTACTATTCAGCTCACTTAGGTAATATGATCGTAATGTCAGCCGACCTTTCGAACAGTGACAAGACAGAAGGATTTCTCAAATCATCCAAACCTTTTAAACCGGGTGACTTTACCGGCGGGTTCCTGAATGCAGGCGTTTCCGAGCTGACCATGGCCGCAATTGCAAACGGCATCGCCTTGCATGGAGGTATATTTGTGGCTTGCGGCACTTTCTTTGTTTTCTCGGATTATATGAAACCGGCCATACGCCTGGCTGCCCTGATGCGTTTACCGGTGAAATACGTTTTCACCCACGACTCTTTCCGTGTCGGAGAAGATGGCCCGACGCACCAGCCGGTGGAGCAAGAGATGCAGCTCCGGTTGCTGGAACAACTTAAAAATCACCACGGTGGTAACGGACTGCTGGTTCTTCGCCCCGCTGACGGCGCCGAAACTATTGCCGCCTGGAAGATGGCTGTGGAAAACACTAAAAGCCCTACTGCCCTGATACTGTCCCGCCAGAATATCAAAGATATCCCTGCCCTTCCCGGTGGTTCCCGCTTTGAACAAGCCGGGCAGATCTGCAAAGGGGCCTATATTGTCAGGGACACCAGTGGAAAGCCCGATATCATCATGCTGGCCAACGGATCGGAAGTATCTACGCTGGTGGAAAGCGCTGATCTGCTTGAAATAGAGAAAGGCATTCATGCCAGGGTTGTTTCGGCCCCTTCGGAAGGTTTGTTCCGCCTCCAGGATAAAGCGTATCAAATAAGTGTCATACCGGAAGATGTCCCTGTATTTGGACTTACAGCAGGACTTCCCGTCACCCTCCAGGGACTTGCAGGATGCAAAGGGAAGGTTTTCGGGCTTGACCACTTCGGCTTCTCCGCCCCTTACCAGGTCCTGGATGAAAAATTCGGATTTTCACCGGAGAACGTGGTGAATCAAGTGACAGAATTTTTGAAATTTGAAACTTGATATTTGGAATTCTTTAATCGAAAATTGAGTCCGTTCCTGATTTAAGAATAACCATATTCCTCATAGAACTTCCGGATGACAGAATCGAGGTCATCAAAAACCACATAATGATTTTTGCACCCGTTTCTTGAACAAACACTCACTCTTCCACCAACATCTGCATTAAAAGAAACCATAGGAGCATCGCAGATATCACAGGTAACATTTTTTCTCTTGAGATTCTCTTTGCAATGTGGGCAAGTTAATACAACTATTTCATTGTCAGGTATATGAAATTCTGAACTGTAATTATAATCTCCGTAAATCGAACTCAACCACATCGTTCCCTTTTGATTGTTGGAAGTTTCGATATGTAGTCTGATTCCTGGTTTATTATTGATGAGATGATTCCCGTCCATTAGCGATTCATCGCAATGAGGGCACCTGACTGATAATGCAATTACCTTTGTCATATTTCAGGATTTTATAGATTAATGATATCATGACCCTTTCCTAATGATTGTTTGAATTATTTTTCCATTTGCATCCCTGACCTTTACTTCCATTGGCATCTTTCCGGGCAAATGGTGAGTTGCGCAGGAAAAGCAAGGATCATATGCACGGAAAGCCATTTCGATTAAATTAAGTTTCCCTTCATCAACCTCTTCTCCAGGCCGGATCAGTTGCATTGCAGCCATTTTAATTGAAAGGCAGATTGCGCCGTTGTTGTTCGTGGTACCAACAATAAGATTAACCTTTTTAGTTATACCTTTTTCATCAGTAAAATAATGATGCGTGAGCGTACCTCGTTGCGCTTCCACTGTACCAACCCCTTCACCGACGATTTTCCCCAAAGGAGCTCTGAGGTCAGTGCCGGTAATATCCGGATCATGTGTAAGTTCCAGGCAGTGCTCGGCGGCATAGAGTAGCTCGATCAGCCTGGCCCAATGCATGGCCATAGTAAAATGGACAGGTTTGGTCCCGAAAGTATCAAACATTTTAGCATATTCCACGTTTGCGAGAGGTGTGGCCATACCATCAGCCACATTCAACCGCGATAAAGGTGTTGCCATGTATAGGCCTGATTGCTGACCTTCAATTAAACCTTTCCATCCGATTTGTTTCAAATACGGAAATTTTAAATAACTCCAGGATTCCACGTGCTCTTCGATGAAATCCAGGTAATCCTTCGGTTCATATTTGCATATTTCGTTTCCAACAGTATCAACTACTCTCACCTTGCCATCATAAAAATTAACATAATTATGCTCATCAACCAGGCCCATGGAATGCAATGTCAACCGGTAGGGGCCATTCGTAATAAGGTCAAGATAATCGGGATTGCCCAGCACAACATTCTCAAACAGTTGAAGACTAAATTTGGCAAAATCGACAAATCCTCTGGCTTTTTTCTCCACATCATCCCTCTCTTGTTCTGTTAATCCTTTTCTGACCCCACCCGGAATATTCATAACCACATGAGTCTGATGCCCTCCAAGTAAAGCCTGTATCTCCTGGGCAAATCTTCTTTGTTTGATCACCTCAGCCACGATTTCCTTTCCAACTTTTCCTATGACACCAAGAAGATTCCGCTCCATTGGAGGAGCCGTCGGGCCAACAATAAAATCAGGCGCAGCCAGAGCGTAAAAGTGAGCAATATGGCTGTGTACAAAGTGGGCCATATAAAATAACTCACGTAACTTTTTAGCCGTAGGTGGAGGAACCAGGCCGTATACAGCATCCAAGGCCTTTCCTGAGGCCATGTGATGGCAACCGGGACAAACGCCGCAGATTTTTGTAACAATTTGAGGCAATTCTTCAACTGGGCGTCCTTCACAGAACTTTTCAAATCCTCTCAATTCCGGCACCTGGAAAAAAGCGTTTTCGACATTACCATTATCATCCAGTAAAATTTCTATTTTACCGTGACCTTCCAATCGGGTGATCGGGTCAATTGTGATCTGTTTCATATAACCTTCCTCCGTAATATTGACGCAGGTAATGAAAATCTGTAAAAAGTTCCGGCCGGATCAGGAAATCCTTGTATAATCCGGGCAATTTCATCCGGGTCATCCGAATCAATCATCGTGGCAATAGCTGACATCATCTTCGCTCCCGGATCAATAACATCAGCCGGAGGCCCGTAACAGCCCCGGCAGGGTGCATTCCCTTTGATGCAACGCGTGCCACATCCGCTGCGGGTAGCTGGTCCCAGACAGATAACACCCTGTTCCAGGAAACAGGTTTCATGATCATCTTCAATTTCGTAACTCCTGAAAATCTGCCTGATCTTTTTATTATCGGATTTTTTCCGTTCACATTCTTCACATTGTGATTTTTCATTTGCCCCGATTACACTGCCTATTGGCGGCAATTCCGCACCAGAAAAAACCGCTTCAAGTACCTCCACCAGACGTTCGCTTTGAGGCGGACACCCGGGCATGAAATAATCAACCGGAACAACATCATTTAGCGTGTAAACATCCTTATAGAACTCCGGAAGACGTAAATGCAAACCTGCAATGTGTTGCTCAGTCAAAGGTCTGACCTTGTCCGGATTTACCGTTGATTCACATTCATCATATAACCTTTCAAATATTAAATCCTTATTAAAGAAATTAGCCAGTCCCGGAATCCCGCCCAAATGGGCACAAGTTCCATAAGCGATTAAAATTTTCGATTTCTGGCGAAGTACTTTAGCAAGATGTTCGTTCTCCGAATTCCTGATTGCTCCATTGAACAAAGTAATATCTATAAACTTATCCGGCATGGCTTCGACATCCTTGTATTTGACATCCAGGGCGATAGGCCAGAAAACCAGGTCAGCAGCTTCAACTACAGCGAAGAGCTTTTCATGAATATCCAGCACTGACACGCAACATCCACCGCAAGCAGCTCCCCAGTAAACAGCCAGCTTCAATTTGGCTTTTTCTTTTGAATCACTCATGTGCAACTTTTATTTTAGCGTTTTCGCAAACTTTACTTGGACCCAACGCTCTGATGGATTCCGTGTATTTATCCACAAGGGCGGCAAATTGTCTGCCTTCGCTGGCACTGATCCATTCCAGCGATAACCTTTCCTCCTCGATACCCATTTGGGTGATATATTTTTTAAGTAGATGATATCTTCTCAGGCACTTGTAATTACCTGACTGGTAATGGCAATCACCGGGATGACAGCCACAGATAAGAACCCCGTCGGCCCCTTCACGGAAAGCCTCCAGAACAAAGGTGGGTTCAATTCTCCCTGAACACATGACCCGGATGATCCGGACATTGGCTGCATATTTCATCCGGGATGTACCGGCAAGATCTGCACCTGTATAGGCACACCAATTACATAGAAATGCCAGAATGGTCGGTTGATAACTCATAAATTTATACCTCCATAAGTTCTTTTGATTTTACAATCAGTTCCCTGATTTCCGAGAGTATCTGCTGATCGGTAAAGTGCCTGCTCCTTATCGCCCCTGTCGGACATGAGGAGCCACAGGTGCCGCAACCCTTGCAAAGGATTTCATTAACCCTTGAGACCTTTTTATCCATATCATAACTTATCGCAGTATAGGGACATAAGCTGATACAAGTCTGACATCCGCAACAAATTTCTTCGTTAACTGATGCAGTTGTGACCTCGACATTCATCTTTCCAAGGCTGATGTTGGCAAGAATCCTGGCAGTGGCTGCTCTCGCCTGCGCTACTGTATTTGGGATATCCTTCGGCGCCTGGCAGCTTCCCACAATGAATACACCATCTGTGGTTGTGGCTACCGGATCAAGTTTAGGGTGCTTTTCGATGTAAAATTCATTACTGCACATGGCTATTCCGGTCATGTGTGCAACGCTTTTCGCCGTATCATGAGCCTCCATAGCCACCATCAGGATGATCAAATCGGCCGGTACCAGGACCTGCTCGCCGGTTAATTTCTCGTCAACCTCAACAACAAGGTTGGGATATTCATTCCTGGCTCCTTTGCGGATCAAGGGAAGGCCATCATTTTGATTAAACATTAAAAAAAGCACGTTTTTTCTTGAAGTATCCCGGTATAATTCCTCGCAACCTTTGCCATATGACCTCATGTCAGCATATAGCTGGTAAATAGAAGCATGTGGCAAGGCTGATCTGATCTGGTTGGAGTATTTCAACGCCGTGGAGCAACAGGTTCTTGAACAGTATTCATGGTAATGCGAATTACGGCTTCCGACACAATGGATGATCACAACATTTTTCGGTTCATCTCCCCTGCTGGTGACAATCCTGCCTCTCTTGAGCATGTTTTCAAATTGAAAAGATGTAATGACATTGGGATACTTAGTATACCCATATTGGGGAATGATTGACGGATCAAATGGCTTTAACCCTGTTGCTATAACAATATGACCAAACTCCAGCTTAACTTCCTCCTCCTGATAATTAAAGCTGGTTTCAAAATTTCCGATATATCCGTAAACCTCTTCAAGATTGGTATTCAGAAATACCCGGATGTTAGGAAGGTTGAGTACCCTGTCGATGACCGAGCGAATGACCTGCTGGGTGCTGTCGAAATATGGAAACGTCAGGTCGACTTCTGCTACGATACCTCCAAGATGTTCTGACTTTTCGATTAGAAAAGCCTGCTTCCCCGCATCTGCGATTTCAAGAGCCGCGGTCATACCGGCAATTCCTCCGCCAACGATGAGGGTTGAAGGCTTAATATCAACCAATCGTTTGTCAAGCGCCTCATGCCACCTGACCCGGTGCACTGCCGCTGCTACAAGGGCTATGGCTTTCTGTGTCGCTTCACTTCTGTCATTATGAACCCATGAAACCTGTTCCCTTATATTGGCCATCTCCAATAAATAGGGATTCAAACCGGCATGTTCAAGGGCTTTTCGGAAAGTAAACTCATGGATGCGGGGCGAACAAGCAGCAACCACTATCCTATTCAGCTTGAACTCCTTGATATCATTGACTATCTGATCTTGTCCCGGGTCAGAACACATGTATTGATAATTACGCGCTACGGTGACATCTTGGATCTTAGAAATGTGAGATGACACCTCTTCAACATCAACCATCCTGGCGATGTTGGACCCGCACCAGCATACATACACCCCTATTCGCTTTTCAGCCATATTGATTCAATTTATACAGTTGCAAGTGAATTCTGAATAACCATTTCTGTCCTCGCTTTCTTTTTCAAACGATACAAATAAATAGCAAAAGGCCGGTAGGCAAGATGCGACCATTTCGAGAAAGGAACCTCGATTACGATCATGGGAACGAGAATCGCCATATGTATGACATAGGTAAAGTAAGTGGTCACAGGTATCCCGCTTAGCCTGAAAAAATGAAGTACTATCCCTGAAATAGTAGTCAGGCCTAGCATGACAATGAATAACCAGTCAGAAGCATGAGAATATTTGAATTTATAGTCCTTTTTAATAATACGCTGGTAAGTGGCGATCCCCAGAAAGAAAAGAATTCCAAAAGTGGCATAATATCCGAGAAGGCGCTGCCAATGATACCATGCATAAACCTCTTCTGTCTGAAATCGTTTTAACATGGCTACAATAAAAATGAACATCATAGTATAACCGGACATAAGAAGGAAATGGCCAAACCAGTATTTCCGGCGATCGCAATGATAAAACTTGTTTTGTGTTACAAAATGGTAAATAAGTGACCAGGCTTCTGTAAAATAGGCATAAAATGGAACCTTGTACTTTTTATCCCTGAGTATTGACAGGATAAACATCCTGATAATATTGGAAATCAGGATGCCTCCAATGATAATGGCCATGATCCAATCAGACCACTCAATGATTTTAACAAATTGATCCGCGGATATGCCTGCTACCAGGCTATTGATCATTACACCGCCTTGTGAATTAATAAAATTCGCAGGATTTGAGAACATATCACGGTTAGGTGGCAGAAAAATGGCAAATGCCGCTAGAACCAGCATAAAAAAGGTTAATACCACACCAACTTCCCAGAACTTCGAGGTGTAAAATTTACGCGACAATCCCGTCCAGTCATAAAGTGAAGTCAGGTAACGCCGCATTGACATCATGATCTCTGCCGGGTTGGCATCCCGCGGGCAGGATTCGGAACATTCCCCGCAATAATAGCACAGCCAGGGGTCAAGATTTGCCACCATACTGTCTTTTAACCCAAGTTGTGCCTGCTTGATGACCTTCCTTGGAAAAAGAAAGCCTTCTTCGGTCAGCTTGCAAATCGCACTGCAATTGCCACAGTTAAAGCAATCATTCCAATCTCTTACGCCAAACTTCAGCAGATCAAGCTTAACCTGGTCGTTAACTAATTGGCTCATAATACTTCCTCCTTTTTTTCAATCATCCTTTTTAACCTGGGTATTATTTCTTCAGGATAAACATCCTTAATAGGTCTGTTGATCTTTCCTTTAATAATACTTTGAAGCACCCGTGAAGCTGCAGCGGAAGCCTGGGCGACGGTATCGGGAATATCTTTAGGCCCCTGGCAGGTTCCGGCGATATGAATACCTGAAACATGGGTATCAACAGGATTATTCAAATAATTACTCTCCACATACCATCCGTATTCATCCACCGGAATACCCAGCATTTCACTCAACCATTCATATCCTTCACTCGGTTCCAGGCCAACTGAAAGGATAACCATGTCGACCTCCTGCCAGACAATCTTTTGACCTTCAATATCTTCTGTCCTGATGAACAGTTTGTCACCGGAAGGAAGAACCCTGGCAGCTTTTCCGCGTTGAATGTGGATGCCTTCCTTTTTCACCCGTTCGTAAAATTCTTCATACCCCTTCCCGTAAGCCCTCATATCAATGAAGTACTCATAAATAGAAGCTTCAGGTAATTTTTCCCTGGCAAGATGGGCCATTTTAAGTGAGTACATGCAACAAACCCTTGAGCAATATTTGTTATAATGCTCGTCACGGCTGCCAATACAATGTATAAAGGCAATGCTTTTTGGCTCTTCATTTTCCGGGGAAAACACCCAATTGCCTTTTTTATCTTTCGATCTGAATTTGATCATTCCACCAGTAGGGCCGGAAGCATTGAGTAATCGCTCAAACTCCAGAGATGTCAATACATTTGGAAATTTACCATAGCCATAATTTTCAATTCTGCGTGCATCAAAAGTCTTGAATCCGGTTGCAATGATGATGTTTCCTACTGCAAATTCAACCTCATGATCTTCTTCATCAAGGTTGATACAACCCGGAACTGGGCATACCTTGACACAAACACCACATTTACCGTTTTCAACATAAGTACAATGCTCCGGATCAATCAGGTATTTATTTGGAACTGCCTGAGGAAATGGTATATAAATGGCTTTCCTCAAAGTCGTTGCAGCATCAAACTCACTGGGAGCAGTTCTCGGACATTTTTCCGCGCAGGTGCCACATCCGATGCAGGCCGACAGGCTAACACGCCGGGCTTTCTTTAAAACTCTTACAGTAAAATTCCCCGCTTTTCCACTGATAAAAGAAATCATTGAATTAGTAAGAATCTCAATATTAGCATGTTGACCCACTTCAACCATCTTAGGAGTCAAAATGCAAGCGGCACAATCCAACGTTGGGAAGGTTTTGTCAAACATTGCCATATGTCCGCCGATGGTTCCCGATTTTTCGACAAGATAAACCTTGTTTTTACTATTCCCGATTTCC
The nucleotide sequence above comes from Bacteroidales bacterium. Encoded proteins:
- a CDS encoding transketolase is translated as MSKPIVDRAADNIRILSAAMVEKSNSGHPGGAMGGADYINILFTEFLNFDPDDPTWPLRDRFFLDPGHMSPMLYSILHLCGYFSTEDLQNFRQWNSVTPGHPELDLLRGIENTSGPLGQGHVIAVGAAIAERFLAARFGEWMSHKTFAYLSDGSIEEEISQGAGRIAGYLGLNNLIMFYDSNGIQLSTKVNEVTCENTAAKYEAWGWYVQSINGNNAGEIRQALQNAVTGKHRPCLIIGKTIMGFGTLSEDGKKMEGLGSTHGQPLSKAGASIEKTILNLGGDPARPFQVFPDVKEYYTRILSKKRDQTDSRKATQHTWEDLNPGLTATWKKCIANEPPYIDYKAIPLKPDAATRNTSGDVLAYYSAHLGNMIVMSADLSNSDKTEGFLKSSKPFKPGDFTGGFLNAGVSELTMAAIANGIALHGGIFVACGTFFVFSDYMKPAIRLAALMRLPVKYVFTHDSFRVGEDGPTHQPVEQEMQLRLLEQLKNHHGGNGLLVLRPADGAETIAAWKMAVENTKSPTALILSRQNIKDIPALPGGSRFEQAGQICKGAYIVRDTSGKPDIIMLANGSEVSTLVESADLLEIEKGIHARVVSAPSEGLFRLQDKAYQISVIPEDVPVFGLTAGLPVTLQGLAGCKGKVFGLDHFGFSAPYQVLDEKFGFSPENVVNQVTEFLKFET
- a CDS encoding Ni/Fe hydrogenase subunit alpha, which translates into the protein MKQITIDPITRLEGHGKIEILLDDNGNVENAFFQVPELRGFEKFCEGRPVEELPQIVTKICGVCPGCHHMASGKALDAVYGLVPPPTAKKLRELFYMAHFVHSHIAHFYALAAPDFIVGPTAPPMERNLLGVIGKVGKEIVAEVIKQRRFAQEIQALLGGHQTHVVMNIPGGVRKGLTEQERDDVEKKARGFVDFAKFSLQLFENVVLGNPDYLDLITNGPYRLTLHSMGLVDEHNYVNFYDGKVRVVDTVGNEICKYEPKDYLDFIEEHVESWSYLKFPYLKQIGWKGLIEGQQSGLYMATPLSRLNVADGMATPLANVEYAKMFDTFGTKPVHFTMAMHWARLIELLYAAEHCLELTHDPDITGTDLRAPLGKIVGEGVGTVEAQRGTLTHHYFTDEKGITKKVNLIVGTTNNNGAICLSIKMAAMQLIRPGEEVDEGKLNLIEMAFRAYDPCFSCATHHLPGKMPMEVKVRDANGKIIQTIIRKGS
- a CDS encoding F420-nonreducing hydrogenase → MSDSKEKAKLKLAVYWGAACGGCCVSVLDIHEKLFAVVEAADLVFWPIALDVKYKDVEAMPDKFIDITLFNGAIRNSENEHLAKVLRQKSKILIAYGTCAHLGGIPGLANFFNKDLIFERLYDECESTVNPDKVRPLTEQHIAGLHLRLPEFYKDVYTLNDVVPVDYFMPGCPPQSERLVEVLEAVFSGAELPPIGSVIGANEKSQCEECERKKSDNKKIRQIFRSYEIEDDHETCFLEQGVICLGPATRSGCGTRCIKGNAPCRGCYGPPADVIDPGAKMMSAIATMIDSDDPDEIARIIQGFPDPAGTFYRFSLPASILRRKVI
- a CDS encoding hydrogenase iron-sulfur subunit; the protein is MSYQPTILAFLCNWCAYTGADLAGTSRMKYAANVRIIRVMCSGRIEPTFVLEAFREGADGVLICGCHPGDCHYQSGNYKCLRRYHLLKKYITQMGIEEERLSLEWISASEGRQFAALVDKYTESIRALGPSKVCENAKIKVAHE
- a CDS encoding CoB--CoM heterodisulfide reductase iron-sulfur subunit A family protein translates to MAEKRIGVYVCWCGSNIARMVDVEEVSSHISKIQDVTVARNYQYMCSDPGQDQIVNDIKEFKLNRIVVAACSPRIHEFTFRKALEHAGLNPYLLEMANIREQVSWVHNDRSEATQKAIALVAAAVHRVRWHEALDKRLVDIKPSTLIVGGGIAGMTAALEIADAGKQAFLIEKSEHLGGIVAEVDLTFPYFDSTQQVIRSVIDRVLNLPNIRVFLNTNLEEVYGYIGNFETSFNYQEEEVKLEFGHIVIATGLKPFDPSIIPQYGYTKYPNVITSFQFENMLKRGRIVTSRGDEPKNVVIIHCVGSRNSHYHEYCSRTCCSTALKYSNQIRSALPHASIYQLYADMRSYGKGCEELYRDTSRKNVLFLMFNQNDGLPLIRKGARNEYPNLVVEVDEKLTGEQVLVPADLIILMVAMEAHDTAKSVAHMTGIAMCSNEFYIEKHPKLDPVATTTDGVFIVGSCQAPKDIPNTVAQARAATARILANISLGKMNVEVTTASVNEEICCGCQTCISLCPYTAISYDMDKKVSRVNEILCKGCGTCGSSCPTGAIRSRHFTDQQILSEIRELIVKSKELMEV
- a CDS encoding 4Fe-4S dicluster domain-containing protein; the protein is MSQLVNDQVKLDLLKFGVRDWNDCFNCGNCSAICKLTEEGFLFPRKVIKQAQLGLKDSMVANLDPWLCYYCGECSESCPRDANPAEIMMSMRRYLTSLYDWTGLSRKFYTSKFWEVGVVLTFFMLVLAAFAIFLPPNRDMFSNPANFINSQGGVMINSLVAGISADQFVKIIEWSDWIMAIIIGGILISNIIRMFILSILRDKKYKVPFYAYFTEAWSLIYHFVTQNKFYHCDRRKYWFGHFLLMSGYTMMFIFIVAMLKRFQTEEVYAWYHWQRLLGYYATFGILFFLGIATYQRIIKKDYKFKYSHASDWLFIVMLGLTTISGIVLHFFRLSGIPVTTYFTYVIHMAILVPMIVIEVPFSKWSHLAYRPFAIYLYRLKKKARTEMVIQNSLATV
- a CDS encoding CoB--CoM heterodisulfide reductase iron-sulfur subunit A family protein; the protein is MINPRSSAIFFGSMFNGSADSLRQEDVVVELHKVIETGPVWNEKTVPVYDPAAMAKQIRNLQVKRILVAGHNVGFYKTFLTKSMLMAGLDIQDVVLLNFREYGIFKKSSAPFAASVIICGLFGVDLSSVYPPEEAPVHAATLVIGGGIAGIQAALEIGNSKNKVYLVEKSGTIGGHMAMFDKTFPTLDCAACILTPKMVEVGQHANIEILTNSMISFISGKAGNFTVRVLKKARRVSLSACIGCGTCAEKCPRTAPSEFDAATTLRKAIYIPFPQAVPNKYLIDPEHCTYVENGKCGVCVKVCPVPGCINLDEEDHEVEFAVGNIIIATGFKTFDARRIENYGYGKFPNVLTSLEFERLLNASGPTGGMIKFRSKDKKGNWVFSPENEEPKSIAFIHCIGSRDEHYNKYCSRVCCMYSLKMAHLAREKLPEASIYEYFIDMRAYGKGYEEFYERVKKEGIHIQRGKAARVLPSGDKLFIRTEDIEGQKIVWQEVDMVILSVGLEPSEGYEWLSEMLGIPVDEYGWYVESNYLNNPVDTHVSGIHIAGTCQGPKDIPDTVAQASAAASRVLQSIIKGKINRPIKDVYPEEIIPRLKRMIEKKEEVL